In the genome of Chrysemys picta bellii isolate R12L10 chromosome 17, ASM1138683v2, whole genome shotgun sequence, one region contains:
- the EHD2 gene encoding LOW QUALITY PROTEIN: EH domain-containing protein 2 (The sequence of the model RefSeq protein was modified relative to this genomic sequence to represent the inferred CDS: inserted 2 bases in 2 codons; deleted 5 bases in 3 codons): MFSWMRKNEKKTPEVIHTVTEGLKNLYKKKLLPVEEFYRFHDFHSPALEDADFDNKPMVLVVGQYSTGKTTFIKYLLEQDIPGSRIGPEPTTDSFIAVMHGETEGIIPGNALIVDPKKPFRKLNPFGNTFLNRFMCAQLPNQVLESISLIDTPGILSGAKQRVCRGYDFPAVLQWFAERVDRIILLFDAHKLEISDEFSEAIRALKGNEDKIRVVLNKADMVDTQQLMRVYGALMWSXGKVFNTPEVLRVFIGSFWAEPLLVSDNRRLFELEEQDLFQDIQNLPRNSALRKLNDLVKRARLVRVSRGILSHLKKEMPSVFGKDNKKKHLIAKLPVIFAKIQLEHHISPGDFPDCGKMQELLMVHDFTKFHALKPRLLEGLDEMLTGDIARLMPLLRQEELETPEGAVQGGGFDITHNGPFVEGLADGAYEGADDEDWVVTKDKPKYDEIFYNLSPLDGKLSGTKAKSWMVATKLPNSVLGKIWKLSDVDXDGMLDDEEFALASHLIEVKLEGHGLPADLPAHLVPPSKRRQKGSAE, translated from the exons ATGTTCAGCTGGATGAGGAAGAACGAGAAGAAGACTCCTGAGGTGATCCACACGGTCACCGAGGGGCTGAAGAACCTCTACAAGAAAAAGTTGCTGCCCGTGGAGGAGTTCTACCGCTTCCATGACTTCCACTCGCCGGCCCTGGAGGACGCCGACTTTGACAACAAGCCCATGGTGCTGGTGGTGGGGCAGTACTCCACAGGGAAGACCACCTTCATCAAGTACTTGCTGGAGCAGGACATCCCGGGCAGCCGCATCGGGCCCGAGCCCACCACTGACTCCTTCATTGCGGTCATGCACGGCGAGACCGAGGGGATCATCCCGGGCAACGCCCTCATCGTTGACCCCAAGAAACCCTTCCGCAAGCTCAACCCCTTCGGGAACACCTTCCTCAACCG GTTCATGTGCGCCCAGCTGCCCAACCAAGTCCTGGAGAGTATCAGCCTCATCGACACCCCGGGGATCCTGTCGGGAGCCAAGCAGCGTGTGTGCCGGG GCTACGACTTCCCGGCCGTGCTGCAGTGGTTCGCGGAGCGCGTGGACCGCATCATCCTGCTCTTCGACGCTCACAAGCTGGAGATCTCGGACGAGTTCTCGGAGGCCATCCGAGCCCTGAAGGGCAACGAGGACAAGATCCGGGTGGTCCTGAACAAGGCCGACATGGTGGATACGCAGCAGCTGATGCGGGTCTATGGGGCCCTCATGTGGT CTGGGAAGGTGTTCAACACCCCCGAGGTGCTGCGTGTCTTCATTGGCTCCTTCTGGGCCGAGCCGCTGCTCGTCTCCGACAACCGCCGGCTCTTCGAGCTGGAGGAGCAGGACTTGTTCCAGGACATCCAGAACCTGCCCCGCAACTCGGCCCTCCGCAAGCTCAACGACCTGGTCAAGAGAGCCCGGCTCGTCAGGGTGAGCAGGGGGAT TCTCAGCCACCTGAAGAAGGAGATGCCCTCGGTGTTCGGGAAGGACAACAAGAAGAAACACCTGATCGCCAAGCTGCCCGTCATCTTCGCCAAGATCCAGCTGGAGCATCACATCTCGCCCGGCGACTTCCCCGACTGCGGCAAGATGCAG GAGCTGCTGATGGTTCACGACTTCACCAAGTTCCACGCGCTGAAGCCGCGGCTGCTGGAGGGGCTGGACGAGATGCTGACGGGCGACATCGCCCGG CTGATGCCCCTGCTGCGCCAGGAGGAACTGGAGACGCCGGAGGGCGCGGTGCAGGGGGGGGGC TTCGACATCACCCACAACGGCCCCTTCGTGGAGGGCCTGGCCGACGGCGCCTACGAGGGGGCGGACGACGAGGACTGGGTGGTGACCAAGGACAAGCCCAAATACGACGAGATCTTCTACAACCTCTCGCCCCTGGACGGGAAGCTGAGCGGCACCAAGGCCAAGAGCTGGATGGTGGCCACCAAGCTGCCCAACTCGGTGCTGGGCAAGATCTGGAAGTTGAGCGACGTGG CGGACGGCATGCTGGACGACGAGGAGTTCGCCCTGGCCAGCCACCTCATCGAGGTCAAGCTGGAGGGGCACGGCCTGCCCGCCGACCTG CCCGCCCACCTGGTGCCCCCCTCCAAGAGGAGGCAGAAGGGCTCGGCCGAGTAA